The genomic stretch GTGCACAGGGCAGTATGAACGCGGCTGCACCCCAGGCCCGTTGCCTTGGAGAGGGCATCAGCGTTGAGGGTCTGTGTCCCTGAACAATCACATAAAATCAATTGCTTGGTCATTCTTTGCCTCGCGAATTTTCCGGTAAAATCCTGTTGGATCGACGGCTTGCTGGGAGGTCAGACTAGCTCTGTTTCTTTGTCGAGGTAAACCGGGTTTCAGTTGCAACAGCCGCCCCGCAGGCAGGTTTGGAGAACAGGTGATTCGCCATTTGCCGACACAGTGGGTTCCTGATCTTTTTTGTCGAAATAGACATTTCGACCGCAGGGCGGTGGTGGTCAATGTGCAGCACCCCAATTTGTCCCGCTGCAGAGGTTTTCTCCAGCTGCCTGCTTTTTGGGCTTTCGTGACGCGGCGTTGTCGGCGCAATCTTGCTGCAACCAGTGACGGTCCGGCGTTTTGCGATTGGACTGCAGCCGTGACAGTGGGAAATGACAAAGGGTTTCGTGACAGGGTGAGTCAAACCACACAGAAAACTGACGTGATGCCGGTGGGCGTGGTTTTGCGCCGCTCTCCGGGTGTTACCCGCTGGGCCAAATGGAATTGGACGGTCTCGGGGCTCTTGCCTGCCGCGTCGGCGGCCGATTGGCAGCTGTTGCGCAGCGAGGGCGGTGTCAGAGAATACCATGCCGCGACCCTGCCACTGGAACTGCACCGCGCCGAAGCAGAGGCCTACATGCAGGCGCTGACCACCAATCCCCCGAGTGTCTATGTGATCCTGCGCGAGGCCAGCGAGGGGGAGTTTCCGCTGGAGGTCACCCTGATCACCGCCTCACCGTTTGAGGCGCAGGACTATGCCGACAGTGGCGAAGAGCTGGTGGAGAAGGTGGCGATGCCCTCGGGGCTGGTGGCCTGGCTGCGTGAATTCACCCTGGCGCATTTCCAGGAAGAAGAGTTCAAGAAACGGCGCCGGGACAACAAAGATATCGGCGGCAGTGAAGATGGCATTGGCGATCCGCGCATTGCCCAGCTTACGGATGTGTACCGCTCGCCCTCCTTGGCTAAAAAGGGGCGCATGCAATGAGCAGGGGTGATTTCTGGTCCCGCCGACAGGCCGCCGTGGCCGCCGAGGCAGAGGCAGAACAGCGGGCCGAGGTCGCGGCAGAGGCTGCGGCACGGGAAGCGGAACTTGCTGAGCAAAGCGACGACGAAATCCTTTCCGCGCTGGATCTGCCTGCTCCCGAGAGCCTTAAGGACGGGGATGATTTCAAGATCTTTCTGACCGATCAGGTTCCCGCGCGCATCAAGACCCGCGCCCTGCGGCATCTGTGGCGCGCCAATCCAGTGCTTGCCTGCGTCGATGGGCTGGTGGATTATGGCGAGGACTTTACCGATGCGGCCTGTGTCATTGAGGGGCTGCAAACCGCCTATCAGGTGGGCAAAGGCATGACCAAACATGTCGAAGCGCTGGCCCAGGAGGCTGCGGCACGGGATGCCGCAACAGAGCAAGCTGAGGCCGAGCGGATCGCTGCCGAGGCCGAGTCGGACGACCCGCAGGCGTCTTCGGCGGCCGAGGTCGCAGCCACCGGGGAGGCGCCATCAGTTGCTGCCGCCGCGTCGCAACAGGTCGGCCAGCGTGCAAATGAACTGGCAGCAGCCCAGGCCGATCTGGACGAAGAGGCTGCGCTCCCAGGTGAGGCCTTGATCCCAGCGGCCCCCCGGCGCATGCGTTTCTCATTTGCAGAAACAGAGGCGCAGACATGAGCAGCAGCGAGACCACCCGCAAGGAGCCAAAAATAATGACAGACCTAGAGACCATGCCAGCGGCACCTGCGCCATCTGCTCCCATCCGGGCAGAGGACCAAATGCGCGCAGATCTCTACAACTATCTTGGCGTTATGCTGGCTGGCCCCCCGGATGAAATGCTGCTGGCGCAGACATCCGGGTTGGTGGGCGATGACAGTCCCCTGGGCGAGGCCATCAATGCCCTGGCCAAACTGGCGCGCCACAGCAAACCTGCCTCGGCGGAGCGGGAGTTCAACAAGCTGTTCATCGGTTTGGGGCGGGGCGAGCTGCTGCCCTATGCCAGCTACTACCTGACGGGCTTTCTAAACGAAAAGCCACTGGCACAGCTGCGCCAGGACATGGCGGCAGGCGGGCTGACCCGTGCCCCCAACGCCTATGAGCCTGAGGACAACATCGCCTCTTTGATGGAGATGATGGGCGCGATGATTGCCGGGCGTTTTGGCACGGCCTCGGATCTGGTCCAGCAAAAACAGTTCTTTGGCAAACACATCGGCCCCTGGGCCGGACATTTCTTTTCGGATCTCGAAGGTGCCAAATCTTCGGTTCTCTATGCCGCGCTCGGTGCCGTCGGGCGGCAGTTCATGGAGATCGAAGCTGAAGCCTTTCGGATGAGCGCGGAGTAATCCGCAAAAGGGCGCTGGGCTTTGGCCCTGCGCTGTAACCCGTGAAACAAAACCTGGCATTTTGCGCCAGGAGGAGGAGTTCACATGAGCAAGAAAGATGAGGGGGCCAGCAGCCGCCGCGACTTTCTGAAAATGGCGGCGACAACTGCGCCGCTGGCTGCAGTGGCGGTTGCCACCAGCGGGTCAGAGGCCGCAGCCGCAGCACCTGATCTGGCATCCGACAAGATGCAAGATACGGCGCATACCCGCGCCTATTACGAAAGCACCCGGTTCTAACCAGCACCGGTCGCACACAAAAGACTATTCATTGACCACACGGCAACTGGTTGCGAGACGCCCGACCGCCACGTGGTTTCCTTGAACCAAGCGCGCTCTTTCCACTGTGAAGGGGTTAGCAAGGGAGGTTTATATGCTTAGGAAAAAGACCAACGGGGTTGCGAGACGCCCCCAGCGGAGCTCGATCCTCAATAAGGTCGCGGAAACATCCGTTGACCGCCGCTCGTTTTTACGCGGCTCTGGCCTGGCCATTGGCGGATTGGCAGCGATTAGCGCCACCGGCGGCACGGTCACGCAGGCCACGGCGGCCACTGCAGCCCAAGGCGCTGTCGACACGATCAAATCCATCTGTACCCATTGTTCCGTTGGCTGCACGGTTGTTGCCGAAGTGCAAAGCGGTGTCTGGGTCGGGCAGGAACCCGGTTGGGACAGCCCCTTCAACCTTGGGGCACATTGCGCCAAAGGCGCCTCGGTGCGCGAACACGCCCATGGCGAGCGCCGTCTGAAGTACCCAATGAAAAAAGAGGGCGGTGAATGGAAGCGCATCTCTTGGGATCAGGCCATCGACGAGATCGGCGGCGGCATGATGGACATCCGCGAAGAAAGCGGCCCCGACAGCGTTTACTGGCTGGGCTCTGCCAAGCACAACAACGAACAGGCCTATCTGTTCCGCAAATTTGCCGCATACTGGGGCACCAATAACGTCGACCACCAGGCGCGGATCTGTCACTCGACAACTGTGGCAGGTGTGGCAAATACATGGGGCTACGGCGCCATGACCAACTCCTACAACGACATCCATAACTCCAAATCGATCTTCATCATCGGTGGCAACCCGGCTGAGGCACACCCCGTGTCGCTGTTGCACCTCTTGAAAGCCAAGGAGCAAAACAACGCGCCGGTTATCGTGTGTGATCCACGCTTTACCCGCACCGCGGCCCATGCGGATGAATATGTCCGTTTCCGTCCCGGCACCGATGTGGCGCTGGTCTGGGGTATTCTGTGGCATATCTTTGAGAACGGTTGGGAGGACAAAGAGTTCATCCGCACCCGTGTCTGGGGTATGGAACAGATCCGCGATGAGGTGAAACACTGGACTCCTGAAGAGGTCGAGCGCGTCACCGGCGCGCCGGGTGAGCAGTTGCAGCGCGTTGCGCGCACCCTGGCCAACAACCGTCCAGGTACGGTGATCTGGTGTATGGGTGGTACGCAGCACACCACCGGCAACAACAACACCCGTGCCTATTGCATCCTGCAGCTGGCGCTGGGCAACATGGGCGCCTCTGGCGGCGGCACCAATATCTTCCGTGGCCACGACAACGTGCAGGGCGCCACCGATCTTGGCGTGCTTTCGCACACGCTGCCCGGCTATTATGGTCTGTCCAAAGGGGCCTGGGCCCATTGGGCGCGGGTCTGGGAAGAAGATCCCGAGTGGCTTGCCAATCAGTTCGACATGCTGAAAGGCGCCGACGGCAAGGACAAGAGCCTGCAGAACCTCAAAGGCATTCCTGTCAGCCGCTGGATTGATGGCATCCTTGAAGATAAGGACAACATCGATCAGCCCAACAACGTGCGGGCGATGGTTCTGTGGGGGCATGCGCCCAATTCGCAGACCCGGATGACGGAAATGAAAACGGCGATGGAAAAGCTGGATATGCTGGTCGTGATCGACCCCTATCCAACGGTTTCAGCTGTTTTGCAGGATCGTACCGATGGCGTCTATTTGCTGCCGGCCTGTACCCAGTTTGAAACCCGTGGCTCTGTCACCGCGTCAAACCGCTCGTTCCAGTGGCGTGACCGCGTTGTGGAACCGCTGTTTGAAAGCCTGCCGGATGAGGTCATCATGGCCAAGTTCGCCAACAAGTTCGGCTGGGCGGACCGTCTGTTCCGCAATATCGAAATGGAAGACCCCGAGACACCTGTGGTGGAAAGCATCACCCGGGAGTTCAACAAGGGTCTCTGGACCATTGGTTATACCGGTCAAAGCCCGGAACGGCTGAAACTGCATATGGCCAACCAGCACACCTTTGACCGCACCACGTTGCGGGCTGTGGGCGGTCCTGCGGATGGCGATTTCTATGGTCTGCCTTGGCCTTGCTGGGGCACGCCCGAGATGAACCACCCCGGCACGCCAAATCTCTATGATATGTCGCGGCCGGTCTCTGAGGGTGGTCTTACCTTCCGTGCCCGTTTTGGCGTTGAACGTGATGGCGACAACCTGCTGGCCGAA from Phaeobacter sp. G2 encodes the following:
- a CDS encoding molecular chaperone TorD family protein; protein product: MTDLETMPAAPAPSAPIRAEDQMRADLYNYLGVMLAGPPDEMLLAQTSGLVGDDSPLGEAINALAKLARHSKPASAEREFNKLFIGLGRGELLPYASYYLTGFLNEKPLAQLRQDMAAGGLTRAPNAYEPEDNIASLMEMMGAMIAGRFGTASDLVQQKQFFGKHIGPWAGHFFSDLEGAKSSVLYAALGAVGRQFMEIEAEAFRMSAE
- a CDS encoding twin-arginine translocation signal domain-containing protein, giving the protein MSKKDEGASSRRDFLKMAATTAPLAAVAVATSGSEAAAAAPDLASDKMQDTAHTRAYYESTRF
- a CDS encoding DUF3305 domain-containing protein; its protein translation is MPVGVVLRRSPGVTRWAKWNWTVSGLLPAASAADWQLLRSEGGVREYHAATLPLELHRAEAEAYMQALTTNPPSVYVILREASEGEFPLEVTLITASPFEAQDYADSGEELVEKVAMPSGLVAWLREFTLAHFQEEEFKKRRRDNKDIGGSEDGIGDPRIAQLTDVYRSPSLAKKGRMQ
- a CDS encoding formate dehydrogenase subunit alpha; protein product: MLRKKTNGVARRPQRSSILNKVAETSVDRRSFLRGSGLAIGGLAAISATGGTVTQATAATAAQGAVDTIKSICTHCSVGCTVVAEVQSGVWVGQEPGWDSPFNLGAHCAKGASVREHAHGERRLKYPMKKEGGEWKRISWDQAIDEIGGGMMDIREESGPDSVYWLGSAKHNNEQAYLFRKFAAYWGTNNVDHQARICHSTTVAGVANTWGYGAMTNSYNDIHNSKSIFIIGGNPAEAHPVSLLHLLKAKEQNNAPVIVCDPRFTRTAAHADEYVRFRPGTDVALVWGILWHIFENGWEDKEFIRTRVWGMEQIRDEVKHWTPEEVERVTGAPGEQLQRVARTLANNRPGTVIWCMGGTQHTTGNNNTRAYCILQLALGNMGASGGGTNIFRGHDNVQGATDLGVLSHTLPGYYGLSKGAWAHWARVWEEDPEWLANQFDMLKGADGKDKSLQNLKGIPVSRWIDGILEDKDNIDQPNNVRAMVLWGHAPNSQTRMTEMKTAMEKLDMLVVIDPYPTVSAVLQDRTDGVYLLPACTQFETRGSVTASNRSFQWRDRVVEPLFESLPDEVIMAKFANKFGWADRLFRNIEMEDPETPVVESITREFNKGLWTIGYTGQSPERLKLHMANQHTFDRTTLRAVGGPADGDFYGLPWPCWGTPEMNHPGTPNLYDMSRPVSEGGLTFRARFGVERDGDNLLAEGVYSKNSEIQDGYPEFTMQMLMDLGWDGDLTDAERASIEAVAGPKTNWKTDLSGGIQRVAIKHECAPFGNAKARAVVWTFPDPVPIHREPLYTNRRDLVADYPTYEDRQSYRLPTLYASIQKNDVSKDYPIILTSGRLVEYEGGGEETRSNPWLAELQQDMFVEINTRDANNLGVRDGEQCWVEGPEGGKVKVMAMVTERVGAGVAFMPFHFGGHFQGKDLRDKYPEGSDPYVLGESANVAFTYGYDSVTQMQESKCTLCKITAA
- a CDS encoding DUF3306 domain-containing protein; translated protein: MSRGDFWSRRQAAVAAEAEAEQRAEVAAEAAAREAELAEQSDDEILSALDLPAPESLKDGDDFKIFLTDQVPARIKTRALRHLWRANPVLACVDGLVDYGEDFTDAACVIEGLQTAYQVGKGMTKHVEALAQEAAARDAATEQAEAERIAAEAESDDPQASSAAEVAATGEAPSVAAAASQQVGQRANELAAAQADLDEEAALPGEALIPAAPRRMRFSFAETEAQT